The Tardibacter chloracetimidivorans region GCTGATGATCGAAATCATCGAACCTTTGAGGGACAAGACTGCTCCGGTTTATGTCGATGACCTGCCGCCTGCGGAATCGCGCAGATGTGTATTCAACCATGTGGGCTTGGCGGTGCCGGATCACGAAACATGGAATGCGCTGGAGAAGGAACTTGAACGGAGAAAGCTGCCCATAGTGTGGCGCGGATCCAATCCGGCGCGTTTCGACGTGTCCTATGTCGATACACGTCCACTTCTCGGACATTATTGTGAATTTATTCGCATCTGCCCGGTGTTGGTGGAGCAGTTTGCGAATGTCCCCAAGAACGACACGGTGAAATCATGGTTAAGCTGATATTTATGCTTAAACGGCGATCGGGCATGTCTCCTGCCGATTTCCGCAGGCATTATGAGCAAAGTCACGTTCCGCTCACCCTGCGTCACGTCGGACATCTTCTGAAAGGCTACAGACGAAATTATCCGCAATCCGCGCTGTTCAATCCCAGCGGCCGGCAGGTCCATCTGCGGACTTCGGATATTGAATATGATGCGATTGCTGAAATGTGGCTGGAAAACGAAAGTGACCTGGCGGAAATGAACCGAATATTCAATGATCCCGAGATCAACCCGCTGTTTACCGCCGATGAAGCCGAATTTCTGGAACGCGAGCAGACACTGATGATCGTCTCTGAAGAACTCGCCTAATCGGCCTGCGTCTCCCACAGATCCACAAGCCACTCTCCGATCTCCTGAACAGCGAGGTCAGCGCCCGAAGTGATACGATTCATCATGGCAAAACCGTGTATCTGCCCGGCGTATTCAGAATAGCACACCGGGACGCCCGCTTCGCTCAGGCGCCGCGCATAATCGGTGGCTTCATCCCTGAGGGGGTCATAACCCGCCGCGAGGATGAACGCTCGCGGGAGGCCGGCCAGCAAATTTGTCAATATCGGGGAGGCTCTAGGATTGTTACGTTGGCTAAGGTCGGTGAGATAATGGCTGCGGAACCAGAGGAGCGCCGCGCGGGTAAGCATATATCCGCTCCCGTTCACATAATGTGACCGATGCCGCATCCGCATGTCGAGCCACGGATAGATCAAAAGCTGGCCCGCGAGGCCGGGCACGACCTGTGAAACCCCTGCGGCCAGATTGCCCCCCGCGCTATCACCGCCGACCGCTATCTTGTGCGACGCTATTTCGAGTCGATGCGCATTGGCGACCAGCCATTTCGTCGCGGTGATTGCATCGTCAGGCGCAGCGGGAAAGCCGTATTCGGGTGCAAGGCGATAATCGACCGAGGCGACGTTGCACCGCCCGCTCTGCGCCAGGGAACGGCACAAAGCGTCGTGCGTGTCGAGGTCGCAATATACGAAGCCGCCGCCATGGAAGAAGATGAGCAGTGGCGCTGGACGGACGAGATCAAGCGGAGTGTACAACCTTATGGCGATATCGCCGCCAGCGCCCGCGACAAACAGGTCGTCCACAGAGGCCATCTCCGGCCCCGGCAGGCATAGCTGCGGGCTGGCGTCTCGCACGGCCTGCCTGGCCTCTTCATAAGGGAGAGCGTAACTCGGTGGACGCCCGGTCGCGGCGGAGAAGTCCAGAAACGCCTTGATATCCGTATCCAGCGAGGGGCGTTCCGCAGCTTTGTGCCGGGCGATTCTATGGGCAGGCTGATACAAGACTCGCTTACCCGTGACCAAAACGTCGCCAATTCCCACGCTGGGTTCTCCGAATGGGGCGAGCCGCCATCCCGCCGAACGATGAAACATTAATGCCATAGTCAAGCCTGAAGCGGATCTCGTCCATCCCGTAGAATTGGCCAGGCGTGCATTCCGCTTTGATTTGGCAGGCCAGATTCCGCGGACTTCCGCCTCGCCGATCTAATAATGCAATAAGCGAAATGATCGGATATTTACCGCGAAGGACGGTCAATCCGCTTTGCAAGTCCGACGACACGCGGCATTAATCCAAGTCCGATGACCAGGGCAACCACCAGGCAGATGGCGAGCGAATCGCCAATCCGCTCCGGTGAACCGAAGACGAAATCGTTGACGCCGCCCACCGCGAGCGGCCCGAGCCCACCAAGGCCAGCGTGACACAGCCCCGCCGCCGCCAGCGCTCGCCCGCGCACGCCGGCGGGCGCGAATAACGCAACCGGAGTCATGATGGACGAAAGACCGGCCGCCATCAGGAAAAATGCGATTGCAAGAAACACCAGCGCAAGATCGGCACTGGGGACGAGCGGAAATGCGACCAGTGGCGGCGCAAGGCAGGCAAAGGTCAGACCGATCGTCTTGACGACATGGCTCAGCGCACGCCCATCCCGGCTACGGCTCATCGCCCAACTTCCGAAGATACAGCCGCCGATCCCCGCAACCACGAATACCGAACCAACGGTGACGCCCGCCGTCGACACCGACATGCCATGGGCGCGGATCATGAAGGTGGGAGACCAGGCATAGATCGTATAGCTGATGAGATTCAGCATCGAGTTTGCAAGCAGCATTGGCCCCAGAAAGCCGGCGTTCTGCTTCAGAAACGGTATCACCGAACTGGAAGGATCCGAGCCGTCTTCAGCGGACCTGCGCTGCGGATCCCGCAAGAACAGGAACAACAGCACGCCGATCGCGATACCCGGTAGTCCGAGCAGCAAGAAAAGCCCCCGCCACGGTTCGAATATCCCAATCAGCGGCGCCGACTGTCCGTCAAATGGGGCCATAAGTGCCAGGAGCGGCCCACCGGCCAGCAACGCTATGCCTGATCCGACGTAAGGCGCGGCCATGAACAGCGCCGAGGCGCGCGGCACGGACGTCTTGGGTGCAATGTCGCAGATCATTGACATCACAGCCATCGGCACAATGGCCTCTGAAATCGCAAGGCCTGTCCGCGCAAGCAGCAACATGTGGAAATTCTGCGCAAAACCGCAAAGCACGGTCATCGCGCACCAAACGATCATGCAGCCGGCAACCAAGCGCGCACGATTGCCGCGATCGATCAACGGCGATGCAAGCACGGCTGCTATCGCAAGCACCAGGGTGAACGCCAATCCCTGCAGCAACCCGATCTGAAAGTCGCTGAGACCGAGGCTGGCTTTTACGGGCTGCACGACCAGGCTCAGTATCTGCCGGTCGATATAGGAAATGACGTAGATGAACAGGAAAAGGAGAACGATTGGAAGCCAGCGTCCCGTTTGTCGGGCCGGTTCTCCGGCCGCCACCGGAGTCATTCCGCCTGATTGCGCAACGCTCATCTCATTTCCGCCAGCGGATTTCATAGTCCGCGAAATCCGGATCTTTCACCCAGTCATAATATTCGCCGGGCAACCACGGCATGTTGGTGTTCTGCCGACCATGCTCGTTGATGTAGTAGGATTTCGCTTCGGGGGCGGTCCAGGTACAGTCTTCCAGAGCCCGGTCCATTCGTTCGTTATATGCATCATGGACCTCTTGGCGGCATGAAATTGAAGCGATATCGCTTTCGATCATGCGCACGATCGAGGCGACCGCATAGCGCACCCAGATTTCCAACCACCCCATCAGCCCGCCGGCGCGCGCCTGCCCATTCGGCCCATAAGCAATGAAGAAATTGGGAAAGCCCGGTACGGTGATGCCGAGATAGGCTCTCGCGCCATCCCGTTCCCACGCCTCTTCTAGCGTCAAGCCGTCGCGGCCTTCGTAGCGCACCGGCCAGAGATAACGCTCTGTCTTGAAGCCGGAGCAAAGGACGATCAGGTCACACGGCCGCTCCTGTCCGTCAGCGGTGAGGATTGCATTGGGGGTAATGCGCTCGATGGCGTCCGTCACCAGTTCGACATTGTCGCGAAGCAATGCGTCATACCAGCCATTATCCGCAATCAGGCGGCGGGCGAGCGGAGGATAGTCGGCCTGCACCTTCCTCAGAAGATCGGGCCGATGCCCCACCTTTTCTCGAATATAAGCCTGGAGATGGGCGCGCAGATTATCATTGCGTTCGCTCACCTTGCCGCCGGCCTTCTGCCATTCGCGGTCGTAATTCTGCAGCCCGTCAACGTCAAAAGTCATATGAAACAGGGCAAAACAGAACCAGTTCCAGTAATATGGCATGTTATCGAAAAGCCATTGATGCTCCTCGCCGACAGGATCACGGTAACCGTCCCGCTTTCCCACGAACTGCGGGGATCGCTGGTAGATGGTCAGGCTTTCCGCGTCGCGGGCCAGCCGCGGCGCGAGCTGGGCGCCTGTCGACCCGACACCGATCTGAGCGATCTTTTTGCCGGTCCAGTCGTAACCCTGCTCCCAGTTCGTCGAATGGAACATCGGGCCGGAAAAGCTCTCAATTCCCGGAATGTCGGGCAGGTTCGGCTGATTGAACAGCCCCGCCGCGCTGATGAGCGCTCGGCCGGTCAGAACTTCTTCAACTCCGTCAGGCCGGCGAATCCGCACCTGCCATGACGCGGAATCCTCGTCCCACCCCGCTTCGACTGCCTCCGTCTTCAGACGGATGTTCCCGCGAAGATCAAACCGGTCGGCAACCTCGTTCAAATAGGCTTTCAGCTCCGGCTGGGTCGCGAACCAGTGCCCCCAGGGATAGTTGCGCATGTACGAGAGCTGATAATTATGGCTGGCGATGTCGACCCGCGAATCCGGATAGTCATTGGTGTGCCATGTCCCTCCCACTCCGTCGTTCCGATCGATGACCGTAAAGCCTATGCCCAATCGTTGAAGCTGGACAGCAGCGGTGAGACCCGCCGCCCCTGCCCCGATGATGATAACCGGAAAGGCGGCTTTCACTGACTCTGATGGCTCGTTCTGCCAGTCAACGCCGCGCGGGAATGCCTCGAAGCTCAGTTCCTCCTTTCCCATCTGAAAAGTAAAATCGCTGACCGGCCCCTGGTTGAAGGCCTCCATCAGGCGGCGCAACTCCACGTCGTCGGGCACTTTCGGCTCCGTTCGGCACGATCGGGTAAGGAAGGCGACCGCCTTTTCTCGCAATAGCTGCTTATCGTCGTCGGTCAGCACGGGCTGAAAATATGTTCCGCCCCAGACCGGCTGGGTATCCAGTTTCATGGCCAGAAGGTCTGGGTCGCCCGTCGCCTGGTAAAGAGCTATGCGAAGCGCGTTTGGATGAGCGAGGGAAACGGCGCGGCTGATGAACGCCGCCGAGCCTGCATCGTCATTCAGCTCGGATGCCGATCCAGAGTTCACCAAGGCTTCGTCTAGCGCACGGTCCACCAATCGCCCTCCGTCGGCGCGCCAAGCGCTGGCGCCCCTTGAAACGGCTATTGGACCGGGCGGCCGAGCGAAATGCTTGTCGAAGAACGTGCAGTTGATCGAACCCGCACTTCAACCCCGATCTCCCGATGCGGGATGGATGCAGCGCAGTTGCCGACACAGTCATTCAGCACAGACACGGTCCGCCCTAGCGTCGTCTCGACGGTTCGACGCCGGCAGGAGAGGTCATGAAAGCAGACATGCTGATAAAGGGGGGAATGATCGCCGACGGCAGCGGTGAAGAGCCCTTTGTTGCGGATGTCGCAATCTCCGGCGGCAAGATCGTGGCAGTCGATGATCTGGACGGCTGGTCGGCGGAGGAAGAGATCAATGCCCAAGGCCTCCTCGTTACACCGGGGTTTGTCGATATCCACACCCATTACGATGGGCATGCCACTTGGGGAAGCCGGCTGGAACCGTCGTCCGCTCACGGCGTAACCACGGTGGTCATGGGAAATTGCGGGGTGGGCTTTGCTCCCTGCAAACCGGACGATCGGGACCGGCTGATACGCCTGATGGAAGGCGTCGAAGATCTGCCCGGTCCGGTGCTGCATGAAGGCTTGCCTTGGAACTGGGTCAGCTTCCCGGAATATCTTGATCGGCTGGAAAGGCGCAGCTTCGACATGGATGTCGCGGCGCAAGTTCCCCATGCACCGCTCCGGGTGTTTGTTATGGGAGAGCGAGGAGCCCAGCGGGAGGCCTCGACACCTGAAGACATAGCGGAGATGGGCCGAATTGCTCGGGAGGCGATCGAGGCCGGAGCGATCGGCTTTTCCACATCCAGAACCATCGCCCACAAGAGCAGCGATGGGGAGTTTATTCCCAGCCTCACGGCTTCAGCCGACGAACTGACGGGCATCGCCCGGGAGATAGGGAAGGCCGGTCATGGTGTCATCGAGGCGATATCGGACTTCGATAATCTGGACTCAGAGTTCGAACTGATGCGAGCCATGTCCCGCGCCTCTGGACGTCCGCTTTCCATATCGCTGATGCAAAAGGAAAATGCCCCCTCCAGATGGCGCGGCGTGCTGGATCGGATTGAGGAGTCCAACAGGCAGGGGATGGAAATCCGTGGGCAGGTCTGCGGCCGTCCTATAGGTCTTTTGCTCGGCTTTCACCTGAGCATGAACCCATTTCAGAACTGCGCCTTGTGGAAGTCTCGCCTCGCTGATTTAAGCGTTCAGGAGAGGCTGGCCGCTTTACGAGACCTCGAAACCCGTCGCCAGTTGATCGCCGAGATGGAAACCGCCGAGCCGGTGCGGCCGTTCGACAAGCTCTTCCCCCTTGAAGATCCGGTGGATTACGAACCATCGGCGGACGCCAGCATCGCCGCCCTTGCCGCAAGAGCCGGGGAAGCGCCCGCGATCTGGGCCTATGAACTCCTGATGGGGACCGCTGAAAGTGGTGATGGAATCATCTACGCACCCATGTCGAACTTTGCAGACGGCACGCTGGATGCCGCGCTGGAGATGATGAAAAGTCCCAATACGGTGCTTGGCCTGGGCGATGGTGGAGCGCACTCAGGG contains the following coding sequences:
- a CDS encoding EthD domain-containing protein, whose protein sequence is MVKLIFMLKRRSGMSPADFRRHYEQSHVPLTLRHVGHLLKGYRRNYPQSALFNPSGRQVHLRTSDIEYDAIAEMWLENESDLAEMNRIFNDPEINPLFTADEAEFLEREQTLMIVSEELA
- a CDS encoding alpha/beta hydrolase; the protein is MDDLFVAGAGGDIAIRLYTPLDLVRPAPLLIFFHGGGFVYCDLDTHDALCRSLAQSGRCNVASVDYRLAPEYGFPAAPDDAITATKWLVANAHRLEIASHKIAVGGDSAGGNLAAGVSQVVPGLAGQLLIYPWLDMRMRHRSHYVNGSGYMLTRAALLWFRSHYLTDLSQRNNPRASPILTNLLAGLPRAFILAAGYDPLRDEATDYARRLSEAGVPVCYSEYAGQIHGFAMMNRITSGADLAVQEIGEWLVDLWETQAD
- a CDS encoding N-acyl-D-amino-acid deacylase family protein, whose amino-acid sequence is MKADMLIKGGMIADGSGEEPFVADVAISGGKIVAVDDLDGWSAEEEINAQGLLVTPGFVDIHTHYDGHATWGSRLEPSSAHGVTTVVMGNCGVGFAPCKPDDRDRLIRLMEGVEDLPGPVLHEGLPWNWVSFPEYLDRLERRSFDMDVAAQVPHAPLRVFVMGERGAQREASTPEDIAEMGRIAREAIEAGAIGFSTSRTIAHKSSDGEFIPSLTASADELTGIAREIGKAGHGVIEAISDFDNLDSEFELMRAMSRASGRPLSISLMQKENAPSRWRGVLDRIEESNRQGMEIRGQVCGRPIGLLLGFHLSMNPFQNCALWKSRLADLSVQERLAALRDLETRRQLIAEMETAEPVRPFDKLFPLEDPVDYEPSADASIAALAARAGEAPAIWAYELLMGTAESGDGIIYAPMSNFADGTLDAALEMMKSPNTVLGLGDGGAHSGLICDASFPTWMLTHWGRDRPGERLPLGEVVRSLTSGTAEAVGMFDRGRLAAGAKADVNLIDFVRLRLRPPKMSWDLPAGGGRLNQSAHGFVATIVSGEITYRNGEATGALPGKLVRGKRG
- a CDS encoding flavin-containing monooxygenase — encoded protein: MDRALDEALVNSGSASELNDDAGSAAFISRAVSLAHPNALRIALYQATGDPDLLAMKLDTQPVWGGTYFQPVLTDDDKQLLREKAVAFLTRSCRTEPKVPDDVELRRLMEAFNQGPVSDFTFQMGKEELSFEAFPRGVDWQNEPSESVKAAFPVIIIGAGAAGLTAAVQLQRLGIGFTVIDRNDGVGGTWHTNDYPDSRVDIASHNYQLSYMRNYPWGHWFATQPELKAYLNEVADRFDLRGNIRLKTEAVEAGWDEDSASWQVRIRRPDGVEEVLTGRALISAAGLFNQPNLPDIPGIESFSGPMFHSTNWEQGYDWTGKKIAQIGVGSTGAQLAPRLARDAESLTIYQRSPQFVGKRDGYRDPVGEEHQWLFDNMPYYWNWFCFALFHMTFDVDGLQNYDREWQKAGGKVSERNDNLRAHLQAYIREKVGHRPDLLRKVQADYPPLARRLIADNGWYDALLRDNVELVTDAIERITPNAILTADGQERPCDLIVLCSGFKTERYLWPVRYEGRDGLTLEEAWERDGARAYLGITVPGFPNFFIAYGPNGQARAGGLMGWLEIWVRYAVASIVRMIESDIASISCRQEVHDAYNERMDRALEDCTWTAPEAKSYYINEHGRQNTNMPWLPGEYYDWVKDPDFADYEIRWRK
- a CDS encoding MFS transporter, translating into MSVAQSGGMTPVAAGEPARQTGRWLPIVLLFLFIYVISYIDRQILSLVVQPVKASLGLSDFQIGLLQGLAFTLVLAIAAVLASPLIDRGNRARLVAGCMIVWCAMTVLCGFAQNFHMLLLARTGLAISEAIVPMAVMSMICDIAPKTSVPRASALFMAAPYVGSGIALLAGGPLLALMAPFDGQSAPLIGIFEPWRGLFLLLGLPGIAIGVLLFLFLRDPQRRSAEDGSDPSSSVIPFLKQNAGFLGPMLLANSMLNLISYTIYAWSPTFMIRAHGMSVSTAGVTVGSVFVVAGIGGCIFGSWAMSRSRDGRALSHVVKTIGLTFACLAPPLVAFPLVPSADLALVFLAIAFFLMAAGLSSIMTPVALFAPAGVRGRALAAAGLCHAGLGGLGPLAVGGVNDFVFGSPERIGDSLAICLVVALVIGLGLMPRVVGLAKRIDRPSR
- a CDS encoding VOC family protein, producing the protein MGIFKDYAAIFQFGYVTDDLESAVARFGELGIERFRISPVGAAANGHSPFGARIAMAWAGELMIEIIEPLRDKTAPVYVDDLPPAESRRCVFNHVGLAVPDHETWNALEKELERRKLPIVWRGSNPARFDVSYVDTRPLLGHYCEFIRICPVLVEQFANVPKNDTVKSWLS